The genomic DNA TCAGATTCTAGGAAGAGTAATGAAAACTGCAATCCTGCAAGCAGGATTTTTCTAAGAATGTTCCATTTTATATTCGTATCCTGTGAATTCTGGTTCCTTTATTTACTATTTCAAGCAATGTATGAATGGAATATCTGTAATTTCTTGGGAGCTACAATCTCAGTGGAAATGAAGCAGTTGTTAGTTTACGTTAATTACATGCATTACTTTTCTTTATTCCTGGCTCTGCACTCTCACCTGTGCACGTTCAGCACACAGCTCAGCTCTCCTTCCACTCCCAGGGAGGTTGTTCACCtgtgggggaaaatgggattttttgagttttgctttccatttgatggcagcacactcCCCTCgtgagagcagagcaggcagcgtTGAAGCTGCAGTGATTCCTCAGTGCTCACAGGCAGGTGTAGCTCAAACTGTTTCTGCAGGGAATGGGGGGTTGTGCCATTAATGTAGAGAAGCATTCCCAATAAACACAGGTCTGGACAACAGCAGGGAGAACACAGATCTACAGTGTCTGAATTAATAATACATAGATGGAAAAATACTGCTGCTGATTTGAAGGCTGTAAGTATGTGtcaaaatctattttaaaagtTCAATACCAAGAGTGTGTATGGCttcttttttaactctgaaatacATCAAGTGAAATAGATGAACTCTGAAATAAATCAATATCAAATTCTGAAATATGTCAATTTAACAAATCTCTGAGCATCTCTTCAGACAATATCTGGGATTTGTGAGCAAAGGCTGATACATCCACACAGTCCTGTCTCCTCCAAAGTAAATTCATGTGAGTTCCCAATACAAACATACAGCCTTTATCATCACTCTTTTCTGCCTGTCTCAGAACACCCAATTAATTGAAGCAACTAACGATACACCTTCAGAACAAATCTTTGTGCACAGCAGTTTGCAAACCGAATATGAAACAGTTTTATTTCCGTTGAGGTGCGAGCGGAGCAGTACATTTCACCCACATCCCACTGAAAGCTTTACAGGTTACAGAGCTTCTGTGGCTTAGTGCAGTAGTTTGTCCTGACCCTCTCACGGACACAGTCACTGTAGTCAGTGTTGCACTTGCCACACTTGCAGCTGAGAGCCACGGGGTAGGAGTAGTAGGGGATGGTGTGGAGAGGGCAGCCCGGGATCAGCGCTGTCCGGTACAGCATCTCCTTGTACGTGCACACGTTCTGGGACAGAGCACTCTTCAGAAGCAGCTTCTTGCCATTGCTGTCCTgcaaagagaagagaaatgtGTTGTTGTGCTGAGGCACACGTGTCAGAAACATCCTGTGAGGTGCAGAGACCAAAACTCATACCTGAGCCCAGCTCTGGTACTCCTGAGCATTTCAGTATGCTCGTGTAGATGAGTTCAGAGCTCTAATTGTGACTGGGGCTCCCTCCCCACGCAGGCACATtccctttgtttctctggtttGACTAACCCACGTGGTTCAGAGTGTGCCCTGTGCTTTGTGATctctgctggctccctgctgcccaAGCTGGAACTCAGAATGCTCTGTTGAACAGTGAAGTTGTGTGGAGTGGtatggctgctgcagagctgtgcccacagccagctggggtagcagcagtgggagcagaagTTATTTACATTAATTAAGTTATTTACATTAATTAAGAGTTACCCAGTGTAATCTGCCCCTTACCTGTTCCGTCCTGCCCTCACAAACTGCccacagaggcagcagcagtcaGGTCTCTGTTGTGTCACTGGTCTTATCAACCAGTGTCCCAGAGGCTTGGCATTTTTCACCCCCACATTTTCAAAAAGCTAACTTGAAAACATGGTGACAGTGCAGTTTTTCTGCCTGTGATAAACTCTTTTACAATTTGCTCGTTTGCACACTCTTCTGTGGGAGAACAGAGCCCTGGTTGCAGTGGTGGCTGTTACAGAAAGATCTGTACCCGAGTCATGCAGAATCCAGCGCAGATGGTGGTGTTGATGGCCAGGCAATAGGCACATTCCCGCTTCTCCACGTGGATTGTGTACTCGGCAGGAGCACAGAGTGATGCTGTTTGTCCAAAAATCAGGCCAAAGAGGAGAGACATCACAAAGAAGGGACTCATGCTGGATGGGgaagaacaaacaaacagagCAAACCACAGGTAAAATGGGATGTGCCTTCCAGCCATGTCCTGGCATGCGACAGGAACAGCCAGGACAGTCACACACCTGGAGTAATCTTAACATTTCTAGCTACAGGCTGATAATTTCTTTCCAATCTCAGTCCTTATTGAAATAATACTGACCATTAAACAGAGAGCAAGGGCAAAGAGGCCGTTAACAACATAGAGCAAATTCACTTCCCCCCACTAAAGCGTATTACATGGAATTTCTCACTAGTGAGTGATAAAATCCTGACACAGAACAAATAAGAGGCGCTGAAAGATTTGAAAGTGTGACATGTAAGAGAACATAAACTCTAGAATTAAGCAGAGATAATAAAATAATCTCACTGctttaaaacaattttctaAAGAAATCATCTTATAAAATGTTAGAGACAAAAAGACAAGGGTGTGCATATCAGGCATAAAACTGGATTTTTCAATTTCCAGTGGCTTAGAGGCATGATAAGATGGGAACACAGCCAAGAACTAAATAATAGATTCAAGCAAATTACAATAAAGAACATCAGCAAATAGTTCAAGTCAATGAATCCTGCTTTATCTGTCTGTTGAGCTGACC from Passer domesticus isolate bPasDom1 chromosome 25, bPasDom1.hap1, whole genome shotgun sequence includes the following:
- the TSHB gene encoding thyrotropin subunit beta isoform X1; this encodes MAGRHIPFYLWFALFVCSSPSSMSPFFVMSLLFGLIFGQTASLCAPAEYTIHVEKRECAYCLAINTTICAGFCMTRDSNGKKLLLKSALSQNVCTYKEMLYRTALIPGCPLHTIPYYSYPVALSCKCGKCNTDYSDCVRERVRTNYCTKPQKLCNL
- the TSHB gene encoding thyrotropin subunit beta isoform X2, which encodes MSPFFVMSLLFGLIFGQTASLCAPAEYTIHVEKRECAYCLAINTTICAGFCMTRDSNGKKLLLKSALSQNVCTYKEMLYRTALIPGCPLHTIPYYSYPVALSCKCGKCNTDYSDCVRERVRTNYCTKPQKLCNL